The sequence TTTTTAAACATATACTTTTTGATTTATACTTTTCTTATATACTTtgtacatttttttaatacattgggaacatttttgtaatacacatATCACAATTTCTAAATGCATGATTAGTATTTTATCATACAtaagttttgatgtctactttttttacatacattatatattttttgtatacatcagaaatattttctataaatttattattttttaaatacatgattaacatttttttcatatataggttttgatgtctattttttcaTAAACAGTGTATGCTTTTTTTATACATCAGagatatacatgtttaacatttttcaaatgcgtgATTTACATTTTTCAATTCTGTATGTAAAGTGATTTTTTAATAGATATATTTACAACATTTGAAAATATAGGAAAAGTTAAACAAATAAAGCAACAAACAAAGCAAAAATGTAAAAAAGGCTAGAAATAAGAACGCtcaaggcctttggtcccgctGGGCCGGCCATTCTGGCGGCTGCTTTTGACGCGCCCGTATCTCCCGCCCCCCATCAATCAAGAATCCGAAATAGCCCTCCATATCGCTCCACTCTCCATTCTCCTTCCGTCCACGcagtaaaccctagatccatcAGATCGTGGGCGACTACCGACTAGGGATTAACGGTCTCAATGAGGTCCGTCACCAGAGAAGAAGCCGAGAGAATATACATGACCGCTTGGATCGATATTCGTGGAAATTCGGATGAAATTCGCAGGATACCGCCGAGACAGATCGTCCTGTACCCAGGTATTGGTCAGATCATCGTTGCCATCTCTCTCCATGTTTTTTCTTTTCATTCAAGGATACTTCTCCCTCCATGTTTTTGCGTTCAGTTTTTTCCATCTAAAATCAgccgccgtcgtcttcttcctGGCTTTGATCTTTGGCCAGATATCTTCGAGAAAGTGTGGGGCTGGGATCGGCTACTGCCACAAGACATCGAGTGCTCGGGCTTTTATTTTGATTACCTCAAGGAGTATCTGAGGCGCAATCGCATGGACTACGTCGCCGCTGCCGACGGCAAGCCTGAGGAGTGGCCGCCGCTCAAAGCCCCACCACCGGTGGAGGATGTTCCCAAATGCTTCCCGAATCCCGACTGGGAAGAATGCCCTCACTGTTGCTGCCAGATTCGTAAGCTCTTGCATATAGACTGACGAAAAGGTGTGGTTGATCCTGACTAACTCGTTTCTGCTCGCCAATTTGAAGTGTCTGAAGATGGAGCGGCAGTTCATGTCGGTGTGGAAGAATCGACCCATACACAATGTGGAactcctgatgaggacatgactatcttggatatgaccaaaaatattgcatatatgcatatttgtcaggtgagacgggacacctttgcctctatcaactccTGAGCGAAAAGATCCAGGAACGCGCCAGTCACCTCATCCTCGTGGGGCGAGAATTCTCTGAACCTGCCGCCGCCAGCTTGGTGGTACGTACTAGATGTGCGAAACTGTTATACCATCTCATCTGTATTTCTTGTCTAAACTCTGTGCATGTTCGTGTTTTTCAGTGTATCGCCAACGAGGCCGCTTTGGCTTGTGAGCTGCTAAAACACAGGGCTAAAGCCAATGACAAGGAGATCAACTTATGCAACTGCATCCGCCATTGCGCTCTGAGTCTTATGTACATTACAGGGCCCCATTCAGATGCCGCCGCCGCTGCAATGGTGGTACGTGTCTTGGCGCCcttccaaaataaaaataaaaacttgAACTTCTAGCATTCGATCTTTTGTGCTGACCATCATGTTGGTTTCAAGGGCGTTGCCAAGGAGGCCAGGAAGATTCGTGAGTGGCTGAGGAATAATGTGAACGAACGTTATCTCTTCAACTCCTACTCTCGAAGATACGAGATTTGTCTTTGCGATGACATCCGGGTTGCCACCTTTGATCTTCTGAAGTATATACTGTTGAATTCTACagggtatatgtgatatacagCCTTTTTCTTGGATCTCATATTACCTTTTTAGGCATTTCATGTTCTTTGGTCACAAACGTAGTTAATTGGTCAATATGATCACCGTGTTTTAATATCCCCAGGAACAAAGAACCGTTTGTGCTTATGGATTTTGCAATAAAGAGGAACAAGAGTAAGAGACAAACGACCATGGCAGGAACTTCAGATAAATATTTATCACAGGTAAACATTTATATGTCAACTCTTGTTGTTGCTGTTTCTCCCGCAGAACTCTTCAGTCATCACTACACTGCCTATTATTGTTCATTAATTCAACTCAAACATGACATTTGCCAAAAAAAAAAAATGAGCACAGCGAACGGCTTAATTCTTTGGACAGCTCATCCGGTAGCCGTAGATTAGTAGTATTTCCAACTTGAGAAAAAAAACATCTAGCCATTGTTGATGAGATTTTTCAGGAGTTGCATTTTATATGGAGGGAACTTGTTTTGTTGAAGCTTTGCGTGGCTAGCATCCCCATTTGGCTGGTAGCTCACAACAATATTCATACAAGAGATAACATCAAAAGAGGCAGCGTATTCTGATGTGTTGCATGTAGTAGTACTTAAAATTCCCACATGCAAACATCTACAGCCATGAATAGGAAATTCAGACCCTCAAACGCCCACGGACGGTCGTGGGCATGGTCACGCCTAATATATATATTAGATTTCCACAGCCGCGTCCCTCATATCCAAAACCCTAAACCCATGCAGCCCATACAACACTATGTATAGACACGGTAAAGTTCATTGGGTCACCATTTCATCGCCGGACAAAAAGGACCATAGTTCGTCGGAGGATAGTGCAAATCCATACTACAAACTACTTAAAacataaataaaatggggaaggGCGGAGGAAATGACCATTTCCTCGCCGGCTCCTTCCCCTTCCGGTCGTCGGCGCGGATGTGCccctcatccatgtaggcctcggcGGTGCGTCGTCGTCGAAGCTGGAGATGGACCCGTCCGTCAGGTCGGAGTCCTTGGATCATGTTTGCCTTGAGATCCTCCGAATCAGGCGGTCCTGCCCCTTCGCATGGTGGGCGGCCTTCGCCTTGGCCGCTCCCTCCTTGTTTGCTTCGTCCTTTGACAACTCGATGGCGAGTCGGAGCGCCTTGGCATTCTTGTGACGGAGGCGATGCACATCCGTCTCCGCCGTCGAGAGAGAGCGGAGGACCAACGCGAGGAGAGCGGCCTCGGGATCGACTGGCGCTCGTGGATGACCGGCGCGCGGTCAGCGCCTTCCCCTCCGCCCTCTCCCTCGTCTGTTGCCACTCACGGCGGGTTGCTCTTGCCTCGGACTTGGGCATCCTCatgcgcgccggcgccggcgcgggtACGAGGACCCATCGGTACCAGGGTACCGCTTCCAGAGTAGAGGAAACCCGCATTGGTGGTGGTGGGCGGCGTACCTGAAGGACGTTGGGAGCGGAGCGGCCGGAGCTACGCGACGGGCGAGACGGGCCGGCGACATCGCCGACGCTGCGTCGACGGGCGACGGGCATTGAGGAAGATGAGCAGCCTGCCGGTTCTGCCTTGGTCAAGCTACGACCGCCTCAATGCGATGCAGATGGCGACTTCCTCCACATCGTCGGGTTCCACTTCAGGCAAGAGGCTCGCCCAGTCGTCGGAGCCGCCAAATTCTCCACCGGAGCCAGCGCTGCTTCCATCGCCGGCCATCGATTCGGATCGGAGGGGATTGGAAGTCGAGTGGACGGATAGGGGGGTGAAGTGGAGTGCGGATGGACTGCTATCTAGGGTTTTCTAGATGGGGATATTTGTGGGGCATTGGTGAGCCGGGCAGGGCCAAACCGACATGACAGGCGTGCCCGGGCCACCCCATATCCGTTctaatatttgggctggatatgaaggGCGCCGGACAGGCCAGGCGTTCGAGCTTGGTTTAAGGCGTCCGTCTGGGTCAGTTTTTTTCGACCAGACAGTGCCGTGTCCGCCTGGGCTTTTGGGGATGGTTTggggtctcccccccccccccccccctccccccctatctTGCTACTCCATCTGTCTGAGTTACAGCATATGTAGTACTGTGGTACTCGTCCCTCCATTTCAAACTATTTGAAGTTCTAGTTTTGTCCTAATTCAAATAATTTGGAATGAAGAGAGTACCAGTTTCCTTAGTGCTATGCGATGCAAACGGCTATGTAGTGAATGGAGGTTTCCTTTCTAAGATCCTTGATCTGGCTGGCCTTGTGATTGTCCCATTTGTGTGCCGATAGTGGACTAAATTGCCAATAACCACTTGTGTCAAGTAGTGTGAAAAGCCAACAAAACGTTAAAAGTTTGCAGAAATAGTCTTCCGGGATTTTTTTTAGAACCACTAAATTTTTTTTTCGAAAtggaggaagacccccggcctctgcatctcgacgatgcatacggccattttattaattattgacacaagaccttacaaagttgtacaacagtaagactaaagccaccgtctaagcaacatctgtcgctacacctatccagttgaaggggcgcagatagtctaGGTCTACTACCCAACAGACCTctcagccaaacctaacatctaagacctgaggccccaaccaggacgcctgccgtgtatgggcacccaccagtccggcgtgctcctcaaccaggacgcctgccgggtatgaggccgccgcagccacctgccaccaatccatcttcagagctatactgcagcatcaaccttgcccggtctcgctgccgtcgacgccaccatggcaccagacagctccaccatcctgcgctcgtccatccagcCGCATCCATCATCGATATGCAGCCGCACCATGCCGCCAAAACATCGACATCGACGCGGAAGATAGAATGCCGCACCACCCGGCAACCTCCACACCGTCGCCACTGCTGGAGATACTCGGAGCCCACCATCCACATCATCTCTCCCCCGAACAGCAGGtcctcccaagacggcgcctccatggaggatacgatgcgtaggacgccgccgccgcccaatccagaatagattttggactttcgtccgggaTGGGTTCGGAGGTGGATAGAAGAGACCTCAGCTTCGCCTCCACGGAGGATAACGGCGTTGAGTGACGTCGCCGATGCCGGGCCGGCCTAGCCGtccaaagtttcctccggtccccaTCCTATGCCACCAATCCTCCGCCTGCTCCGGATCCGGCGACAATCCACGATCCAAAACCTGTGAAGATGGAAGATCCATGGAGCTCGACCCACCGGAAAGGAGGATCGAGAAGAACCCGTTGTACACCTCCAGACACGTGACGACCAACATCACCCCGCGGCGGCCGACGGAGTCCGAACCTAAGATCCAGATGGATCCGATCCAGATCCGGCGGCACCCGTGACCACCAGGCAGTTCGAACGCAGCCACCACCTCGCGACTTGCAGGCTGCCCCCACCGAGCCGCTCACGACGTCGGCGGGagacccgccgccgcgccgccgaaccCCACGTTAGCCCGGCGCTCCTCTCGTCCCCACTGTCCCGCGCCAGCCAGAACGAGATGGATGGgaagaagccccgccgccgcccagccggccaggcttcgcccggcggcgttgcggacggcggcgaggagggagaggggcggaGGAGAGTGCGaggagcggcggctagggtttcccctcgggTTGCCCGCGGGAGGGGATGCGAGGGGATCTATCTATCTACCTTTAGAACCACTAAATGGCCGTTTGATCTCGTTTTCACCGAAATccgacatgtgggacccactgtcagAGCCAATGTGGCAGTGGCTGACAGCCCACGCAAACGACGGTTAGACGGCGCTTATGTATCTGTCGTTGGTCAGACGGCGCTTTTTCCAAGTGTTGCTACACATGTCCCCGCCCGCGACAGTCATGGTCTCGTAAAACGACGGAGAACCGAGCGACGAATCACTGTCACTGCTCTCAGAGGAGCACTACTACGAGCCATATATGAGTGAACTAGGGTTAGTTAAATTGAGCATTTTCGTTTTTGCTCTTATTTGACTCAAATCTTTGATCTGGGGTTGTTTCTTGTTGCTATTCTAGTGCCCAGCCACAACTGAGGACATGGATTGGTGTGGCACAGTTTGTACTGGAAATATCCTTTGCATCCACAAGCTGTCAGCCAAGAGGATGGTGGCATTTGAAGGCCAGAACACCGGCAGGAGATTCTTTGGCTGCGCTGAGCGGGTTAGTATAATTATGTGTTTTATTCATACTCCTTTCTATCAATAGAAATGCTAAGGACAATTTCAGTGTGTACATACTGTAAAAAAGATCAATGTTAGTGTGTAGAAATTGTAGAACTTTTGTTTATAAAATCCCTCTATGTATACAAGTGTGTAGTCCTGAAAAACTCTGTGTATTCATACTGCTCCTTCAATATACCATGCTTTTTGTAGTTGTACATAGACcacagttttttttttttgaagagCATGCTTTGTTTAAATGCTCTTAAGACCAAGGTCTGTTTTGTTGATAAAACACATGCTCTATTTAAGCTTCTTAAGAACAATTCATAGTACATATGATTTTGTACTGCATTGTTAAATTGGTGTGTATAACATATTTGTATAGTGAACACATGCTCAATTTGAATTGATTTGGTTAACTAGAGACCAACATTTGTATAGTTTTGCTCACTGTATTTAGTGTATTGTTTAATTTGAGCATACAATTTTTTCAGGAAGGGAACAACTGTGGTGTTGTGGATTGGGTGGATCCAAAATGGCCAGATACACTGAAAAGGGCACTGAAGAAGCTTTGGTATCTGTATGAGCAGAACAAGATAGACAATCTTGCTAAAGTAGAGGAATTATCCAAGCTAGCGGAAGAAAAAAAGCAGCTAGAGGAGAAATACCATCTAAACATTAAGCTTACCAAAGATTTTTGTGAATCTATTGAGAAACAGGTCCACAGGGAGAATGACCTGAAGATTATGAAGGAAAGTGGAGAGGAAAAGATTGCACAGGAAGAGAGGGCTAAGCTTGAGAAGGAGAACATGGAGCTGAAGAAACAGGTTGATCTGCTGAAGCACATTCAGGCTGCCCAGGCAGAAGTGATCAGAAATTGGAAAAAAGATGCAGATGAAGGTATTGACGAGGGGAAGCAGGAGAAGAAAAAGCTAGAATATGCCATTGTTGACCTACTGAAGGCTGGGAGGTGAACAAGAGCAAGATTAAGAGGATCAAGGCAATCTGTGATGAGTGAATGTAATAGGGCACTTGCCATCTATCTTCATTGTTCAACTCTTATGATGAAAAAAAAGCTAGTTGTGATGAACTATTATGCTTAAGACTCTAGCTGCTTATGACCTGTTGAACTATGTATGCTTAAGACTTGAGAATTATGATTTAGATGTTTTAATGGAAAATTGGGTCTTAATGAAGATTGGAAGTATGAACAATGATGATTTGATGTTGACAATTGTGAAGTAGGGCCGAGATGTTGTTGAACTTAAGATATTTGgttaaaaaaatttaaaataaataGAAATGTGGTTGAAAAAGGATTTATGTAAACGTTGTTTCAAAAAATGAATTATATGACCTGACATATACAAAAATAACACATTTGTATACATTACTActcccctccgtcccaaaataagtgtcgtggcttTAGTTTAAACTTTAGTTAGTGCTACATGCACTAGCACTAGCAACTCGGGGCGACTATATCTTGCTTATAGCGAGTCATACAGTACGCTTGCCCAAAGCTTTCTCCTATATGCCATAGTATTACGGTCAGCCCATTTTCGCACATTCGTCCACGTGCTCGATTGCTCGATGGCTGtgtttgctctgttttttttgtttttctcaaggTCTCTTTGTTTCTTGACCGGTTTTCTTTGGCTTTTCTTTTTCGTTGttttttaccgaaaaaggctttcgccccgctttatagataaagcaaattTTTCGTTGTTTTTTCACCGGTATTCTTCGTTTCTTTCTCCGTTTTCATTGTTTTATATGTTCTTGCTTTTGTTCTTTGTTTGGCACATGTCTAcaatttttcatacacattgtacattttcatATATGTCAAGAATAATTTTTAATACAGGTTTAACATTTTtagatacatgattaacatttttcagaaTATATTTAATGTCTGTTGTTTTCCTACACATTGTATATTCTTCATACATCTAACAAAAAATTATATACAGGTTTAGAAAAGAATATACATGATTAagatttttttaaaatatatgtttggAGGTCTATTGTTTTCATACACATTTACATTTTTGTAACAATCAAAACATTTTTTAATAAATTTTTAAAATTTACAAATACATGATTAACTTTCTTTCAAATATCTTTTGTTTACTGTTTTCATACACATAGTACATTTTTGGTATACATCCAATACATTTTTTATATAGGTTTTTAAtaaatgtttaacatttttcaaatagacGATTAACTTTCTTTCAAATATTTCTTGTTTACTGTTTTCACATATATATAGTACATTTTTGGTATACATCTAATACATGTTTTACATTTTTCATACATATGATTAACATCAAACCAGCCTGTGGTTGAATGGTTAGTAGGACAGTGGTTCATTTCATGATTCAAGTCCCGATGCTCGCATTTATACACATGATTAACATCAAgcgcccaccagggttcaagtcccgatgctcgcatttatcctggattcATTTCAGGATTTCCGCCGATGCGCGTTCAGTGTAGGAGACATTCCCATCGACTACGAAGTGACTACGGTGACTCCGTAaaatcttaagatgatatgccgattcagtctctcgaaggtgctcatatgcATAGGATGTGAGTGTGTGGATTCATAGGggtgagcgcttgcgtctgtattgtgttaaaaaatatacatgattaacattttttcaattatatgttttgatgtctactttgcTTGGTACACATCGTACATATTTCTTATACATTCGAAACATAGTAtcatacatgtttaacattttcttTGAATTATGTGGACATTTTagtacattgtataaacatttttcaaaaattccATGTACATATTTTTGAACGCGTGAACATTTTTTATGTCACAAAAAATAGAAAGCTACCAGCAATTCTTTAGTTATGCTAACAAAGAAAATTACACTGCCTTGACATTTTTCAAATTCTCGGTTTTTAATATTTTGAAGTAAGTTAATTTTTGGAACACATGTATTGAAAATATATTCGAAAATATAAATTAAAATAAGAATGAAGAAACATAAATAAGGAACTAACCTTAAAGTTGGGCCGGCCAATTACTTGCGGCTGGGTAGGCGCTCGAGTCCGGTCTCGCTATAAGCAACGCCTAGACGCTTCCCCAGGAACTGACGCGTGGAAGGATAGGGTGGCAGAATTCCGTTGCCTTTTATCTATACTACTTATAAAAAAGCAAACATAATCTTCTTTAAGTGTACCCCACAAAATATACACGGATACATTACCACTTCATGATTAGTCTCATTAAACTCAATCTAACGGTTAGCCTTAACCTAATCTGTtctctgtgtgcacttagcaatttacattgactgaccgtactccaccatGAAGGAAAATATGAAGTCCACGCCTGGtcaattaggaaactataatcaCGGACACATCCTATTAAAAAACTAATCACGGacgcatctaattattaggaaagtAATCAGAAACGCATCCTATTATTAAGAAACTAATCACGGGTGCATCCTATTATTAGGAAAATAATCACGAGCGCATCCTATTAGAAAATTAATCACAAacacatctaattattaggaaactaattaCGGACGCATCCTATTAGATAACTAATCACGAacgcatctaattattaggaaactaatcgtgAGCGCATCCTATCGTCTCCTATCAGGGAATCGTGATCGTGAGTTGTCTGTCGTCACCAGCCCACCACCCACGCGAGCCACAATGGGAGACATGCGAAGAGGAGCTGCGGCTTCCTCCGAACACGCACACGTGCCGTCGTCGCCTTCGTCTTCTGCCTGGAGGGCAGGTCACTCTTCTACTGACTGCAACGACTTTGCATCATACAGAGAGACCAACCATGTTTCTCCTGATATCTTGAATCATGATCCTTATGACTTCATCTCTACTACTTATAAGAAGTACATTTTTTTCATTTGACTATTTTCCTGATTTGGGAGGTAAGGTATGTTTTATCCACTAGAGTTGTTAAAATTGGAAGCATATCTGCAGTTTTTTCTTTCTAAACTGGCATTTGTTGGCCCTTTTTGCAACTGTTATTCTTACAAGTGGTAGCCTACGTATCATTATTACTACAAACTGAGAGGATATTTGTTATATTGTCAAAATTTTAGAATGTTGAGCCCTTAAAAAAATGTGTGGTACTCAAGTAACTGTTCCAAGTTGTCATATTAATGCTTTTGTCCAGTGATTAACAAGTATAATTACacaatttatcaatgtaatttttatttggtttacaTGTTCTGTTTTCGTAATAAAGTAAGTCACTTTTCTTGCTTCCAGACATTACAACACTTGTGGTGTAATAGTAGAATCGGATGGTCCAACTAGCATTTTTTTGTCTTGTTTCACAGCTAATTCTATGCAGTCAAGACATCTCTACACTTCTCTATGTGACAACGGCTTCCTCTTTTCAACAAACCATAGAGGTCTCTTCCCGCTATTGTGTGGTTGACACTCAATTGTAATAATAATTATTGACTGGAGTTTGTTGGCATTGAAACGGTTTCTTAGCTTGTCCTAAGTGACATTTTCATGTGTGATTATACTTGCATAAATGTGTGCATATGAAGAATCATGATGAATCTTTTAAATAATTTTAAGTTTTATACATTGGGAAAAGTGGGTGGTCTTTTAATACAGGAGACATGTTGATTAAGGAGAAACGATATTTTAAATTATTTGTATGAGTTGGGAATAAGAGATTGTGTACTTTATAGGgaaatttcaaatttatgaataaaTTGTCTTGTATTAAGTATAATATAATATGTTAATCTAAATAGACGCgtgttgcacgtgcacacttattaGTCCAaatagacgtgcgttgcacgtgcatattTACTAGTTACAATTAGCTGGAACACAATTTAGCAAATCAAACTTCGTtcaatttttattttggtttgttaGGACACAGCCGAACCGACTGATTTCCTTTAATTAACTTACTTGAGTGTCGGCTCATGATTTCCTTACTTACAATATTGTTTTATGCATTCATTTTATCTACAAACATTTTGTGTATGTATCATAATAACAAGTAATTACGAATATGTGTAGGAAGGAGCAatctccgacgacgaggaggaccGGCGGCACGAATGGGAATTGGACTAGGGTGCATGAGTTTTGGTATGATGCATACACAAAATGTAGTTGAGAAAAGGATGACGTCTACAGGTTTACAAGTCCAACACGATCGCCATCGCAAGGCGACGGAGAGAAGAAGTGAGTATGTGTGTGATGATTTATTTCTTCCGTTACAGCGTACGAGCAATTTTCAGTAGCAGAAGTAAAAAGGGCCAGTACAACGGCCGCAGGATCGAGCATTCTGTTCTGGTTTTCTCCGAGCGCACGCTACGCCGCGCGGCAGGGACGCGGCCACGCGGGGGCCGCCTGCGGTCGCGAGGCCAAACGGCGAAAGCGGCGCGGTACGTGGCCGCCACGTTCTGGCGACCGCATGTGCTCGCGAAAGCTGCGCGCGACCCACCACCGACCGGCTCCGGTGGTCCGCACCGCGCTCGTGCGCGCATCCACGCACCTCGCCCGCGAGCCGCCGTGCAGTACGCATGGCCCGCCGGACTGGTGCTCGAGCTCTCGACCGAGAGAAAAGCGCCGGAAAGGCACGCGGCATCCTCCGCCCCTTGATTTGGCTGCGCCGTCCGCGTCTGCCTTCGGCGCACCGCCCGCCCGTACGCGGCGCAACCACCGGAGTGATCGACCCGACCCATGCCAATATGCCGTGCATCGCCATCCGCTTCCCATCCCATGTCGTTGCTACTTGCTACCGCCGGGGATGTCGCGGTTTATTGCCGCCAGGGCCGGCCGGTCGGCGGTTGCCCTTCGCCGCCCGTACACGAACCGTCCGGTGTCCGCGTCGCCATTGATGCTGCTGCCTCGCCTGCGCCTCCACCGATGGCACGTCCGCTTCTCCACTTACTCCCGCGCGGTACGACGACATGCATGCCGGTCTCTAAGCCATCGGGGGCGCGCTGGCCATCCAACCGACCTCACCCGATCACTTCACCTCGACGATAGGTCCAACCGAAACTCATTTCTGGTGCGTGCGAGGTTAACAAAAACGAAGTGTGATACAGGTAGGTAGGTATAACCAGCACACTACGCGCTACCACCGTCGCTCTCGCGCACGGCCGCCGGGTCCAGATCATGTGTGCCAGCATACAGATcagccgtcgccctcgccgctgcATGCCTCTACCTTGGCGCCTTCTCCTGCATTTCCATGCAATCAATCAGCACGTCGTCCCACCTCCCACGTCCGACACACAGACGATGATCGAAAAACGGCAAATACAAATACATTATACACCCATCTATCACATGATTACCATGTACGTACAGTACAGATATCCAAATCGACGTCTTCAATCAATTCAGGAAGGAGGGAATATCCAGCTCCGCGGGGCGTGTCATCCTCGCTAGTCCCACGAGCCACGAGGCCACGACCGAAGGTTCGGCTTAGAAAATTGCATGCGTCCACGCGCATCACAGCTGTGTTGCCGAGGCGTGCGTCGCCAGGAGTAGACATCAATGGTTTTCCCCGTGCCGGCCGAGATCTTCGGTCTCTCGGTGCCGTACCGTGCGACTCGAAGATTATTCGAGCTCTGATGTAGTACTGTCCAGCGGCAGAGTTTAAGATGCGATCGCGAGCTGGCTACTCGTGCTTGCACCTTCGAAGAAACTGGGATGGAAATAATATATGCATACAAGATGTGGATATATGCGTGTGCATCAAAAAAGAAAGATGTGTGTATATGCTTCGTGTCTCTGACAGGTTTATGTATGATggaggacgagacttgcctgctcctccGACGTGTGCCCATCCGTACTCCCACGTACGTGGCTtgttttgattggaacaaaataaggtccGGCCCCACCTTCTTAAAATCAGGCGAAAATGATTAGATTAGAAGAAAAAAACAGCCATCgaatgaagtgaaagcacggatgggagcatgggaaggAAGCTGGCGAGCCGGGTCCGTATGATGGAACCTATGATTAGTGGGGTGCTTTAATTAACACGAGGGCGTGGTCGCATGCCCTCATGGCATCTATACAAGGCCAAGATAGACTAAAATAGGAGAGTTTGAAATGTGCGAGCCGTTGGGTGTACGGGATGGCGACAGAGAGCCCGCAGTGGTGCGTGTGACGGGCGACTCCTCGCCGGCAGAGTGGACTTTGGTCCGCCGCGGCGCGGGGTCTCCTCCGGGGAGCGGTGCAGCTGGCCGTACTGGGTAGTCGGTAGCGGGGGCAGGGGCTCGGCGCAACCGTTTCTGGGCTCTGGAGGCGGAGGACTCGGAGGACGACGACTCGGGAGCAGAGTCGGATCTGCTGCGGCGCGCGGTGCCGGCGGGG comes from Triticum aestivum cultivar Chinese Spring chromosome 5B, IWGSC CS RefSeq v2.1, whole genome shotgun sequence and encodes:
- the LOC123114787 gene encoding uncharacterized protein, whose product is MVGVAKEARKIREWLRNNVNERYLFNSYSRRYEICLCDDIRVATFDLLKYILLNSTGNKEPFVLMDFAIKRNKSKRQTTMAGTSDKYLSQCPATTEDMDWCGTVCTGNILCIHKLSAKRMVAFEGQNTGRRFFGCAEREGNNCGVVDWVDPKWPDTLKRALKKLWYLYEQNKIDNLAKVEELSKLAEEKKQLEEKYHLNIKLTKDFCESIEKQVHRENDLKIMKESGEEKIAQEERAKLEKENMELKKQVDLLKHIQAAQAEVIRNWKKDADEGIDEGKQEKKKLEYAIVDLLKAGR